A section of the Bradyrhizobium oligotrophicum S58 genome encodes:
- a CDS encoding ABC transporter ATP-binding protein, which translates to MSTMLGVNELASGYGSSEVISNVGFALAKAETLAIVGKNGMGKTSLLKAITGFLPAWRGSVQLAGKDVTRVAPHLKRKMGLVYVPQEHALFQDLSVRDNLRLGVLTDDDMPARFEQVGSWFPVLTKRLNQRAGTLSGGEQKMLIVARALMAKPEVLLLDEVTEGLQPSVVDRLSEVLVRVRREIGTSMIVVEQHLPFALGISDRYLVFKRGEIVDAAAVDGDAAARIDAHMRI; encoded by the coding sequence ATGAGCACGATGCTGGGGGTCAACGAGCTGGCCAGCGGCTATGGCTCCTCCGAGGTGATCAGCAATGTCGGCTTTGCACTGGCAAAAGCCGAGACGCTCGCCATCGTCGGCAAGAACGGCATGGGCAAGACCTCGCTGCTCAAGGCCATCACCGGCTTCCTGCCGGCGTGGCGCGGCAGCGTGCAGCTTGCAGGCAAGGACGTGACGCGGGTGGCGCCGCATCTGAAGCGGAAGATGGGGCTGGTCTATGTTCCGCAGGAGCATGCGCTGTTCCAGGACCTGTCGGTGCGCGACAATCTCCGGCTCGGCGTGCTCACGGATGACGACATGCCCGCCCGGTTCGAACAGGTCGGCAGTTGGTTTCCGGTCCTTACCAAGCGGCTGAACCAGCGCGCCGGGACGCTGTCGGGCGGCGAGCAGAAGATGCTGATCGTGGCGCGGGCGCTGATGGCGAAGCCCGAGGTGCTGCTGCTCGACGAGGTCACCGAGGGCCTGCAGCCCTCCGTGGTCGATCGCCTGTCCGAGGTGCTGGTCCGGGTCCGGCGCGAGATCGGCACCTCGATGATCGTGGTCGAGCAGCACCTGCCGTTCGCGCTCGGGATCAGCGACCGCTACCTCGTCTTCAAGCGCGGCGAGATCGTCGATGCCGCCGCGGTCGATGGCGATGCCGCCGCGCGCATCGACGCGCACATGCGGATCTAG
- a CDS encoding efflux RND transporter permease subunit, translated as MDRLVAIAVQRRFLMVGMFVAILIGGVIAFQQLNIEAYPDPTPPMVDIVTQSNGLSAEEIERYITIPIETQVAGIKNLRTIRTISLYGLSDVKLQFSFDYTYDEALQQVLNRLSQLSPLPGNVTPQISPLSAVGEIYRYRLRGPPGYSVLDLKTLQDWVLQRRFRAVPGVVDVTGWGGKTKTYEIQVDFNKLVANGLTLPQLLQAVGNSNINVGGNTVEIGTQSAVVRGVGLIRSMDDLANTMVSQSGGNPVLVRDVATVTIAEKQRLGIAGLNNNDDIVQGIVLMRRGEQSSPTIARVEQLVDQINRSTILPPGVRIERIYDRKDLIDTTTHTVLHNMVVGIGLIVLLQWIFLGNLRSALIVGATIPFALFFAVIILVLRGESANLLSVGAIDFGLIVDATVIMVEAIFRRLTQTTPLSAAEESHISPETMMGMKSHAILSAAADVSRSIFFAAAIIIAAFLPLFTLSGVEGNIFGPMARTYAYALAGGLLATFTVTPALSAIILPTHVEETETRLMRLLHAIYAPALRWAVGNRNLVMTGAVGLVLLTVVVGRLLGLEFLPKLEEGNLWIRATLPPTISLQEGNASVNEMRKMIRARPEVEAVVSQHGRPDDGTDAAGFFNAEFFAPLKPVKDWPGTKDKDQLTAELLKQLDDRFPGVEFNFSQYLQDNVSEAVSGVKGENSIKLYGNDLQALTDTANKIKTVLSTVQGVTDLAVFTSLGQPTVQIDIDRAKAARYGLAPGDINATIKVAIGGDTAGDLYEPGSDRHFPIIVRLAPEYRKSAEKIENLRIGAQGPNGITQIPLSEVATIKLVSGAAYIYREQQERYLPIKFSVRERDLGSAIQEAQQKVADQVQLPAGSRVEWVGEFGNLQDAIKRLSIVVPISLALIGVLLWFNFGSMADTLLAMSVIPMAIFGGVVGLVLTGIPFSVSAAIGFIALFGIAVMDGIIILSQFNQLIDEGVDRIEAVIRTGELQLRPVLMTCVVAGIGLFPAALSTGIGSQVQKPLAIVVVTGMMLAPVVILITLPVLISLFSRRRLR; from the coding sequence ATGGACCGCCTCGTCGCCATCGCCGTCCAGCGGCGCTTCCTCATGGTCGGAATGTTCGTCGCCATTCTGATCGGCGGCGTGATCGCCTTCCAGCAGCTGAACATCGAAGCCTATCCCGATCCGACCCCGCCGATGGTCGACATCGTGACGCAGAGCAACGGCCTGTCGGCAGAGGAGATCGAGCGCTACATCACGATCCCGATCGAGACCCAGGTCGCCGGCATCAAGAACCTGCGCACTATCAGAACGATTTCGCTGTACGGCCTGTCCGACGTCAAGCTGCAGTTCTCGTTCGACTACACCTATGACGAGGCGCTGCAGCAGGTGCTGAACCGGCTGTCGCAACTGTCGCCGCTGCCGGGCAACGTCACGCCGCAGATCTCGCCGTTGAGCGCGGTGGGCGAAATCTATCGTTACCGGCTGCGCGGCCCGCCCGGCTACAGCGTGCTCGACCTCAAGACCCTGCAGGACTGGGTGCTGCAGCGCCGCTTCCGCGCAGTGCCGGGCGTCGTCGACGTCACCGGCTGGGGCGGCAAGACCAAGACCTATGAGATCCAGGTCGATTTCAACAAGCTCGTCGCCAACGGCCTGACCCTGCCGCAACTGCTGCAGGCGGTCGGCAACTCCAACATCAATGTCGGCGGCAACACGGTCGAGATCGGCACGCAATCGGCGGTGGTGCGCGGCGTCGGCCTGATCCGCTCGATGGACGACCTTGCCAACACCATGGTGTCGCAGAGCGGCGGCAATCCGGTCCTGGTCAGGGATGTCGCCACCGTCACCATCGCGGAAAAGCAGCGGCTCGGCATCGCCGGCCTCAACAACAACGACGACATCGTCCAGGGCATCGTCCTGATGCGGCGCGGCGAGCAGAGTTCGCCGACCATCGCGCGGGTCGAGCAACTGGTCGACCAGATCAATCGCTCCACCATCCTGCCGCCGGGCGTGCGCATCGAGCGCATCTACGACCGCAAGGACCTGATCGACACCACGACGCACACCGTGCTCCACAACATGGTGGTCGGCATCGGCCTGATCGTGCTGCTGCAGTGGATATTCCTCGGGAATCTGCGCAGCGCGCTGATCGTCGGCGCCACCATTCCATTTGCGCTGTTCTTTGCCGTCATCATCCTGGTGCTGCGCGGCGAGTCCGCCAATCTGCTGTCGGTCGGCGCGATCGATTTCGGCCTGATCGTCGATGCCACGGTCATCATGGTCGAGGCGATCTTCCGCCGGCTGACGCAGACCACGCCTTTGTCCGCGGCCGAGGAGAGCCATATCTCGCCCGAGACGATGATGGGCATGAAGAGCCACGCGATCCTCTCGGCCGCAGCGGACGTGTCGCGTTCGATCTTCTTTGCCGCCGCCATCATCATCGCCGCGTTCCTGCCGCTGTTCACCCTGAGCGGCGTCGAAGGCAACATCTTCGGACCGATGGCGCGCACCTATGCTTATGCGCTGGCCGGCGGTCTGCTCGCGACCTTCACGGTGACGCCGGCGCTGAGCGCGATCATTCTTCCGACCCATGTCGAGGAGACTGAGACGCGCCTGATGCGGCTGCTGCACGCGATCTATGCGCCGGCGCTGCGCTGGGCGGTGGGCAACCGCAACCTGGTGATGACCGGCGCGGTCGGCCTCGTGCTGCTCACCGTGGTGGTCGGCCGGCTGCTTGGTCTCGAATTCCTGCCCAAGCTGGAAGAGGGCAACCTCTGGATCCGCGCGACCCTGCCACCGACGATCTCGCTGCAGGAGGGCAACGCCTCCGTCAACGAGATGCGCAAGATGATCCGCGCGCGGCCCGAAGTCGAGGCCGTGGTCTCGCAGCACGGCCGTCCCGACGACGGCACCGACGCCGCCGGCTTCTTCAATGCCGAGTTCTTCGCGCCGCTGAAGCCGGTGAAGGACTGGCCCGGCACCAAGGACAAGGATCAGCTCACCGCGGAGCTCTTGAAGCAGCTCGATGACCGCTTTCCCGGCGTCGAGTTCAACTTCTCGCAATATCTGCAGGACAACGTCTCGGAGGCGGTGTCCGGCGTGAAGGGCGAGAACTCGATCAAGCTCTATGGCAACGACCTCCAGGCGCTGACCGACACCGCCAACAAGATCAAGACGGTCCTGTCCACCGTGCAGGGCGTGACCGATCTCGCGGTGTTCACCTCGCTCGGCCAGCCGACGGTGCAGATCGACATCGATCGCGCCAAGGCGGCGCGCTATGGGCTGGCGCCGGGTGACATCAACGCCACGATCAAGGTTGCGATCGGCGGCGACACCGCGGGCGATCTGTACGAGCCGGGCTCCGACCGCCATTTCCCGATCATCGTTCGCCTGGCGCCGGAATATCGCAAGAGCGCGGAGAAAATCGAGAATTTGCGCATCGGCGCCCAGGGGCCGAACGGCATCACGCAGATTCCGCTGAGCGAGGTCGCGACCATCAAGCTGGTGTCGGGCGCCGCCTACATCTATCGCGAGCAGCAGGAGCGCTATCTGCCGATCAAGTTCTCGGTGCGCGAGCGCGATCTCGGCAGCGCGATCCAGGAGGCGCAGCAGAAGGTCGCAGACCAGGTGCAGCTGCCGGCCGGCTCGCGCGTCGAATGGGTCGGCGAATTCGGCAATCTGCAGGACGCGATCAAGCGGCTGTCGATCGTGGTGCCGATCAGCCTCGCTCTGATCGGCGTGCTGCTGTGGTTCAATTTCGGCTCGATGGCCGACACGTTGCTGGCCATGAGCGTGATCCCGATGGCGATCTTCGGCGGCGTCGTCGGCCTCGTATTGACCGGCATTCCGTTCAGCGTCTCGGCCGCGATCGGCTTCATCGCTTTGTTCGGCATCGCCGTGATGGACGGCATCATCATCCTGTCGCAGTTCAACCAGCTGATCGACGAAGGCGTCGACCGCATCGAGGCCGTCATCCGCACCGGCGAATTGCAGCTGCGCCCGGTGTTGATGACCTGCGTCGTCGCCGGCATCGGCCTGTTTCCGGCGGCGCTGTCGACTGGCATCGGCTCGCAGGTGCAGAAGCCGCTCGCGATCGTCGTGGTCACCGGCATGATGCTGGCGCCGGTGGTCATCCTGATCACGCTGCCGGTGCTGATCTCGCTGTTCTCGCGCCGGCGGCTTCGCTAG
- a CDS encoding efflux RND transporter periplasmic adaptor subunit: MNPSPQMISTRRLLIGLAALAMAGAGGYGYMQFQSGSAAKDNIELSSQSKRNGTTFTPSAAEWATLTIEPVCDKIFRAEHVTEGKVAVDEDRSTPVFSPYAGRVTKLLARPGDNVKQGQPLFVIEAADTVQAQNDFIAAITSMNKAKSALDLADIQYKRAKDLFEGRAIPLKDFQQAEATSVQAQNDMRSSQTALEAARNKLRILGFTDAAITDFQSKGVIDREITIYSPIAGTVVQRKVGPGQYVNSGASDPVFVIGDLSTVWLTAFVRESDAALVNVGEEILVNVLALPGRPLKASINYVAASIDPASRRLLVRATIDNKDGLLKPEMFANVTIYSPGEQPAVAVPRQALIYEGDQVRVWVARPDKSIELRKIKTGLINGDQVAVENNLSSGEQIVTKGSLFIDRAASGS; encoded by the coding sequence ATGAATCCATCCCCGCAGATGATCAGCACCAGGCGGCTGCTGATCGGCCTTGCCGCCCTGGCGATGGCCGGCGCGGGCGGCTATGGCTACATGCAATTCCAGTCGGGATCGGCTGCGAAAGACAATATCGAGCTCTCCAGCCAGTCCAAGCGCAACGGCACCACCTTTACGCCATCGGCTGCGGAATGGGCGACGCTGACGATCGAGCCGGTCTGCGACAAGATTTTCCGTGCCGAGCACGTCACCGAGGGCAAGGTTGCCGTCGACGAGGACCGCTCGACACCGGTGTTCTCCCCCTATGCCGGCCGCGTCACCAAGCTGCTTGCCCGCCCGGGCGACAACGTCAAGCAGGGCCAGCCGCTGTTCGTGATCGAGGCGGCCGACACCGTACAGGCCCAGAACGATTTCATCGCCGCCATCACCTCGATGAACAAGGCAAAGTCCGCGCTCGACCTCGCCGACATCCAGTACAAGCGCGCCAAGGACCTGTTCGAAGGCCGGGCGATTCCGCTGAAGGATTTTCAGCAGGCGGAGGCGACCTCCGTTCAGGCCCAGAATGACATGCGGTCGTCACAAACGGCGCTCGAGGCCGCGCGCAACAAGCTGCGCATCCTCGGCTTCACGGATGCCGCGATCACCGATTTCCAGAGCAAGGGCGTGATCGACCGCGAGATCACGATCTATTCGCCGATCGCCGGCACGGTCGTGCAGCGCAAGGTCGGCCCCGGGCAATACGTCAACTCCGGCGCGAGCGATCCGGTGTTCGTGATCGGCGATCTCTCCACCGTTTGGCTCACGGCGTTCGTCCGCGAGAGCGATGCGGCCCTGGTGAACGTCGGCGAGGAGATTCTCGTCAACGTGCTGGCGCTGCCCGGCCGGCCGCTCAAGGCCAGCATCAACTACGTCGCCGCTTCGATCGACCCGGCGAGCCGCAGGCTGCTCGTCCGCGCGACCATCGACAACAAGGATGGCCTGCTGAAGCCCGAGATGTTCGCCAATGTGACGATCTATTCGCCAGGCGAACAGCCCGCCGTCGCAGTGCCCCGACAGGCGCTGATCTACGAAGGCGACCAGGTCCGCGTCTGGGTCGCCCGTCCCGACAAGTCGATCGAGCTGCGCAAGATCAAGACCGGTTTGATCAATGGCGATCAGGTCGCGGTCGAAAACAATCTGAGCTCGGGCGAGCAGATCGTGACCAAGGGCAGCCTGTTCATCGATCGCGCAGCCTCGGGCAGCTGA
- a CDS encoding error-prone DNA polymerase, with translation MTPIPYAEIGITTNFSFLHGGSHPQGYVHQAAAYGLHAIGIADHNTLAGIVRAYSELSSDRLSYKPKLLYGARLVFTCGTPDILVYPRDRAAYGRLCQLLTRGKRGSDLDKVAKGDCRLSFDDLLESIEGQLLVLMPPHRFDEAVLDKILARLKDSPAEGVWLAGSLLYRGDDRRRLARLARLAASAKVPLIATNDVLYHHPSQRMLQDVLTCIREKASIETIGRRLQANAERHLKPGHEMARLFRDHPDAIAETIRFTDRIVFSLDQLKYQYPDEPVPPGKTAQGHLQDLTWAGAKTCFGDHLDGRLRAVLTKELALIAELNYAHYFLTVHDIVRYARSEGILCQGRGSAANSAVCYVLGITSVDPTKIDLLFERFISKERLEPPDIDVDFEHSRREEVMQYVYRRYGRHRAAIIATVIHYRPRSAIRDVGKALGLTEDVTSVLADTVWGSWGDGLSDMQVRQAGLDPDNPMIRRAVELAGELITFPRHLSQHVGGYVLTQDRLDSYVPIGNAAMDDRTFIEWDKDDVDALSMMKVDVLALGMLTCIRKSFALIAQHKHIHYDLASVPREDPEVYDMLCKGESLGVFQVESRAQMNMLPRLKPRTFYDLVIEVAIVRPGPIQGDMVHPYLRRRNGLEQVSYPAPANGPADELHKVLHKTLGVPLFQEQAMRIAIEAAKFSPEEANGLRRAMATFRNVGTIGSYEEKMVGNMIARGYDPAFAKSCFDQIKGFGSYGFPESHAASFAQLVYVSSWLKCFHPDAFCCALLNSQPMGFYAPAQIVGDAHKNKVEIRDIDVSYSFADNTLEETDGQYCAVRLGFRQIDGFRWIDRDEERIKKLSEKMRRETLAASAPSFLDEQATSPPSFRGARSASPESITPSRDYGFRACAQGGASRNDGEETAADSQALHAFRSLDAGASPRNDNDKQIHTPLQNDDHEDDWADRIIEARARGPFSSLEDFARDTALPKRALLLLADADAFRSLGLDRRAAIWAVRRLPDDVPLPLFEAAIAREQPDEGAQPLPEMPLPEHVVADYQTIRLSLKGHPMEFLRRRFAAEGVLACRDVNHANDRRRVRCAGVVLVRQRPGSAKGVVFMTLEDETGIANIVVWPKVMETFRKEVMGARLVLVEGRIQSSPEKVVHLVAERLVDRSADLALLSDDRLGASAVPHGPMPAEPLNDDRRDHPDHPAQRVSHPRNVRILPRSRDFH, from the coding sequence ATGACCCCTATCCCCTATGCCGAGATCGGCATCACCACCAATTTCTCGTTCCTGCACGGCGGCTCGCATCCGCAGGGCTATGTGCACCAGGCCGCCGCGTACGGCCTCCATGCCATCGGCATCGCCGACCACAACACGCTCGCCGGCATCGTGCGCGCCTATAGCGAGTTGAGCAGCGACCGCCTGAGCTACAAGCCGAAGCTCCTCTACGGCGCACGTCTCGTCTTCACCTGCGGCACGCCGGACATCCTGGTCTATCCGCGCGACCGCGCGGCCTATGGCCGGCTGTGCCAGCTGCTCACCCGCGGCAAGCGCGGCAGCGATCTCGACAAGGTTGCCAAGGGCGACTGCCGCCTGAGCTTCGATGATCTCCTCGAATCCATCGAAGGCCAACTCCTGGTGCTGATGCCGCCGCATCGCTTCGACGAGGCCGTCCTCGACAAAATCCTTGCGCGCCTCAAGGACAGCCCCGCCGAAGGCGTGTGGCTCGCCGGCAGCCTGCTGTACCGCGGCGACGATCGCCGCCGGCTGGCGCGGCTGGCGCGTCTCGCCGCATCGGCCAAAGTGCCGCTGATCGCCACCAATGACGTGCTCTATCACCACCCAAGCCAGCGCATGCTGCAGGACGTGCTGACCTGCATCCGCGAGAAGGCCTCGATCGAGACCATCGGCCGACGTCTGCAGGCCAACGCCGAGCGCCATCTCAAACCGGGTCACGAGATGGCGCGGCTGTTCCGCGATCATCCCGACGCCATCGCCGAGACCATCCGCTTCACCGACCGCATCGTCTTTTCGCTCGACCAGCTCAAATACCAATATCCGGACGAGCCGGTGCCGCCGGGCAAGACCGCGCAGGGACATTTGCAGGACCTGACCTGGGCCGGCGCCAAGACCTGCTTCGGCGACCATCTCGACGGCCGTCTGCGCGCCGTCCTCACCAAGGAGCTGGCGCTGATCGCCGAGCTCAACTACGCGCATTATTTCCTCACCGTCCACGACATCGTCCGCTACGCGCGCAGCGAAGGCATCCTGTGCCAGGGCCGCGGCTCGGCGGCGAATTCGGCAGTGTGCTATGTACTCGGCATCACCTCGGTCGATCCGACCAAGATCGATCTGCTGTTCGAGCGCTTCATCTCCAAGGAGCGGCTGGAGCCGCCTGATATCGACGTCGATTTCGAGCATTCGCGGCGCGAAGAGGTGATGCAGTATGTCTATCGCCGCTACGGCCGCCACCGCGCCGCGATCATTGCCACCGTCATCCATTATCGCCCGCGCAGCGCCATCCGCGACGTCGGCAAGGCGCTCGGCCTGACCGAGGACGTCACGTCGGTGCTCGCCGACACCGTGTGGGGCAGCTGGGGCGACGGCCTCTCCGACATGCAGGTGCGCCAGGCCGGCCTCGATCCTGACAATCCGATGATCCGCCGCGCCGTCGAACTCGCCGGGGAGCTGATCACCTTTCCGCGTCATCTGTCGCAGCATGTCGGCGGCTACGTGCTGACGCAGGACAGGCTTGATAGTTACGTGCCGATCGGCAACGCCGCGATGGATGACCGCACCTTCATCGAATGGGACAAGGACGACGTCGACGCGCTCAGCATGATGAAAGTCGACGTGCTCGCGCTGGGCATGCTGACCTGCATCCGCAAGAGCTTTGCGCTGATCGCGCAGCACAAGCACATTCATTACGATCTGGCGTCGGTGCCGCGCGAAGACCCCGAAGTCTACGACATGCTGTGCAAGGGCGAGTCGCTCGGCGTGTTTCAGGTCGAGAGCCGGGCGCAGATGAACATGCTGCCGCGCCTCAAGCCGCGCACCTTCTACGATCTCGTCATCGAGGTCGCGATCGTCCGGCCCGGGCCGATCCAGGGCGACATGGTGCATCCTTATCTTCGCCGCCGCAACGGTCTTGAGCAGGTCAGTTATCCGGCGCCAGCGAATGGCCCGGCCGACGAACTTCACAAGGTTTTGCACAAGACGCTCGGCGTGCCGCTGTTCCAGGAGCAGGCGATGCGGATCGCGATCGAAGCCGCAAAATTCTCGCCCGAGGAGGCCAACGGCCTGCGCCGCGCGATGGCGACGTTCCGCAACGTCGGCACCATCGGCTCCTACGAGGAGAAGATGGTCGGCAACATGATCGCGCGCGGCTACGATCCCGCCTTCGCCAAGAGCTGCTTCGACCAGATCAAGGGGTTCGGCTCCTACGGCTTTCCGGAAAGCCATGCCGCGAGCTTCGCCCAGCTCGTCTACGTCTCGTCCTGGCTGAAATGCTTCCATCCGGATGCGTTCTGTTGCGCGCTGTTGAATTCGCAGCCGATGGGTTTTTATGCGCCGGCGCAGATCGTCGGCGACGCCCACAAGAACAAGGTCGAAATTCGCGACATCGACGTGTCCTACAGTTTCGCCGACAACACGCTGGAGGAGACCGACGGCCAATACTGCGCCGTCCGCCTCGGCTTCCGCCAGATCGACGGCTTCCGCTGGATCGACCGCGACGAGGAGCGGATCAAGAAATTGTCGGAGAAGATGCGGAGGGAGACGCTGGCTGCTTCCGCACCATCGTTCTTGGATGAGCAAGCGACCTCTCCACCGTCATTCCGGGGCGCGCGTAGCGCGAGCCCGGAATCCATAACCCCGAGTCGTGATTATGGATTCCGGGCCTGCGCCCAAGGGGGCGCATCCCGGAATGACGGTGAGGAGACAGCGGCTGACTCACAAGCCCTTCATGCGTTTCGATCGCTCGACGCTGGCGCGTCGCCCCGGAATGACAACGACAAACAAATTCACACGCCGCTTCAAAATGACGACCACGAGGACGACTGGGCCGACCGCATCATCGAGGCCCGTGCCCGCGGTCCCTTCAGCTCGCTGGAGGATTTCGCCCGCGACACCGCCTTGCCCAAGCGTGCGCTCTTGTTACTTGCCGATGCCGATGCGTTCCGCTCGCTCGGGCTCGACCGCCGCGCAGCAATATGGGCCGTGCGGCGGTTGCCCGACGACGTGCCGCTGCCGCTGTTCGAAGCCGCCATCGCCCGTGAGCAGCCGGACGAGGGCGCCCAGCCGCTGCCGGAGATGCCGCTGCCCGAGCACGTCGTCGCGGACTATCAGACCATCCGCCTGTCGTTGAAGGGCCATCCGATGGAGTTCCTGCGCCGGCGTTTCGCTGCCGAAGGCGTGCTGGCCTGCCGCGACGTCAATCATGCCAACGATCGGCGCCGCGTCCGCTGCGCCGGCGTGGTGCTGGTGCGGCAGCGGCCCGGAAGCGCCAAGGGCGTGGTGTTCATGACCCTGGAGGACGAGACCGGGATCGCCAACATCGTGGTGTGGCCGAAGGTGATGGAGACCTTCCGCAAGGAGGTGATGGGCGCGCGCCTCGTGCTGGTCGAAGGCCGCATCCAGAGCAGCCCCGAGAAGGTGGTCCATCTCGTCGCCGAGCGCCTGGTCGACCGCAGCGCCGACCTCGCATTGCTGTCGGACGATCGCCTCGGCGCATCAGCCGTTCCACACGGCCCGATGCCGGCGGAGCCGCTGAACGACGACCGCCGCGATCACCCCGACCATCCCGCCCAGCGCGTCAGCCACCCCCGCAACGTCCGCATCCTGCCGCGGTCGCGGGACTTTCATTAG
- a CDS encoding Y-family DNA polymerase, producing MRAVSANRRRILSLWLPRLPIDRIKRQQALTGAPPEAKPQVVVIKDANALLIHSLDEVAVRHGVSLGQPLANARAVCPDLVAHEADLTADAQMLESIADWCDRFTPLVALDPPHGLSLDITGCVHLFGGEARLMQSVCDALTAHGFTVSAAIASNAVCARTLNRQVHGRIVPDGEEAAAVAPLPVAALGGSEAITLGLRRAGLKTIGDVATRGRNEITARFGAAFTRVLAQALGDADAPISPRKVPPDYIVDKRFAEPVATDTVIAASLSSLAAMLVAAMAQQGKGARRLEACFFRTDGMVRVIAVDTGQPVTEAAVIDRLFRERLEALNDPLDPGFGFDMMRLSASRSEIVAQQQRDLDAHVHDNDELSALIDRIAARIGGKRVVVHLPVDTHIPERAALPLPAQQNLPASSAADWPERVEGEPPLRPLRLFERPEAIQVIAGVPDGPPARFVWRRAAHAVVRAEGPERVAMEWWRPDGQGLTRDYFRVEDEHGLRFWLYRDGLYDRELEPQQGVPVQPAWYMHGLFA from the coding sequence ATGCGTGCCGTTTCAGCGAACCGGCGGCGGATCCTCAGCCTGTGGCTGCCGCGCCTGCCCATCGATCGCATCAAGCGTCAGCAGGCCCTCACAGGCGCTCCGCCTGAGGCCAAGCCGCAGGTCGTCGTCATCAAGGACGCCAATGCGCTGTTGATTCATTCGCTGGACGAGGTCGCCGTGCGCCATGGCGTCAGCCTTGGCCAGCCGCTGGCGAACGCCCGCGCGGTCTGTCCCGACCTCGTCGCGCATGAGGCCGATCTTACCGCCGATGCTCAGATGCTGGAGAGCATCGCCGACTGGTGCGACCGGTTCACGCCGCTGGTGGCGCTCGACCCGCCGCATGGGCTTTCGCTCGACATCACCGGCTGCGTGCATCTGTTCGGCGGCGAAGCCAGACTGATGCAGTCGGTCTGCGACGCGCTGACCGCGCACGGCTTCACTGTGTCGGCGGCGATCGCCTCCAACGCCGTGTGTGCGCGTACCCTGAACCGGCAGGTGCATGGCCGCATCGTGCCTGACGGCGAGGAGGCGGCCGCGGTCGCGCCGCTGCCGGTGGCTGCGCTGGGCGGCAGCGAGGCGATCACGCTCGGTCTGCGCCGCGCTGGCCTGAAGACCATCGGCGATGTCGCCACGCGTGGCCGCAACGAGATCACCGCGCGCTTCGGCGCCGCCTTCACCCGCGTGCTCGCCCAGGCGCTTGGCGACGCCGATGCGCCGATCAGCCCGCGCAAAGTCCCGCCGGACTACATCGTCGACAAGCGCTTCGCCGAGCCGGTCGCGACCGACACGGTGATCGCGGCCAGCCTGTCCAGCCTGGCGGCGATGCTCGTGGCGGCGATGGCGCAGCAGGGCAAGGGCGCGCGGCGGCTGGAGGCCTGCTTCTTCCGCACCGATGGAATGGTGCGCGTCATCGCGGTCGACACCGGCCAGCCGGTCACCGAAGCCGCTGTCATCGATCGTCTGTTTCGCGAGCGGCTCGAGGCGCTGAACGATCCGCTCGATCCCGGCTTCGGCTTCGACATGATGCGGCTGTCGGCGAGCCGCAGCGAGATCGTGGCGCAGCAGCAGCGCGATCTCGACGCCCATGTGCATGACAATGACGAACTGTCGGCCTTGATCGACCGTATCGCCGCGCGCATCGGGGGAAAACGCGTGGTCGTGCATCTGCCGGTGGACACGCATATTCCGGAACGTGCGGCGCTGCCGCTGCCGGCGCAGCAAAATCTCCCAGCTTCGAGTGCGGCCGACTGGCCCGAGCGTGTTGAAGGCGAGCCGCCGCTGCGACCCTTGCGGCTGTTCGAGCGCCCCGAGGCGATTCAAGTGATCGCCGGCGTGCCCGACGGCCCGCCTGCACGCTTCGTCTGGCGCCGCGCCGCCCATGCGGTGGTCCGTGCCGAAGGCCCGGAGCGCGTCGCGATGGAATGGTGGCGGCCGGACGGGCAGGGCCTCACGCGGGACTATTTCCGCGTCGAGGACGAACACGGCCTGCGCTTCTGGCTCTACCGCGACGGTTTGTATGACCGCGAGCTCGAGCCGCAGCAGGGCGTGCCGGTGCAGCCCGCCTGGTACATGCACGGGCTGTTCGCATGA
- a CDS encoding ImuA family protein, whose translation MTGARMDTLARLRGRIARLEAADGAQDMRRVALGHDEADAVLQGGLATGALHEVFAETGRQAAAATGFLCGLAARAAARRPLIWIRQDFAEREMGALSMSGLAELGLDPRRLVIVRAPDLDHALRTAADALACDALGSVMLEVWGETQKLDLVASRKLTLAAQESGVTALMLRIAATPEPSTAETRWIVRTAPSLPSAPWMAWGAPRLDAELIRNRHGQTGRWIMEWTPDACRFSEPAADPQPVAAAPAHRSHQASAGPHRRSA comes from the coding sequence ATGACCGGCGCACGCATGGATACGCTCGCGCGCCTGCGCGGCCGCATTGCCCGTCTCGAGGCGGCCGATGGCGCACAGGACATGCGCCGGGTCGCGCTCGGCCATGACGAGGCGGATGCGGTGCTGCAGGGCGGCCTCGCCACCGGCGCGCTGCACGAGGTGTTCGCCGAGACCGGCCGCCAGGCCGCAGCCGCGACCGGCTTCCTGTGCGGGCTGGCCGCGCGTGCCGCCGCGCGCCGGCCACTGATCTGGATCCGGCAGGATTTCGCCGAACGCGAGATGGGCGCGCTGTCGATGAGCGGGCTCGCCGAGCTCGGGCTCGATCCGCGCCGTCTCGTCATCGTGCGCGCGCCCGATCTCGATCATGCGCTTCGCACCGCCGCCGACGCGCTCGCCTGCGATGCGCTGGGAAGTGTGATGCTGGAGGTGTGGGGCGAGACGCAAAAGCTCGATCTCGTCGCCAGCCGCAAGCTGACCCTGGCGGCGCAGGAGTCCGGCGTCACCGCGCTCATGCTGCGCATTGCAGCTACGCCCGAACCCTCGACCGCCGAGACGCGCTGGATCGTCCGCACCGCGCCGTCGCTGCCCTCGGCGCCCTGGATGGCGTGGGGCGCGCCGCGCCTCGATGCCGAGCTCATTCGCAACCGTCACGGCCAGACCGGACGATGGATCATGGAGTGGACCCCCGATGCGTGCCGTTTCAGCGAACCGGCGGCGGATCCTCAGCCTGTGGCTGCCGCGCCTGCCCATCGATCGCATCAAGCGTCAGCAGGCCCTCACAGGCGCTCCGCCTGA